In Felis catus isolate Fca126 chromosome E1, F.catus_Fca126_mat1.0, whole genome shotgun sequence, the following proteins share a genomic window:
- the CCR7 gene encoding C-C chemokine receptor type 7 yields the protein MDLGKPMKSVLVVALLVIFQVCLCQDEVTDDYIGENTTVDYTLYESVCFKKDVRNFKAWFLPVMYSVICFMGLLGNGLVVLTYIYFKRLKTMTDTYLLNLAMADILFLLTLPFWAYSAAKSWAFGVHICKIIFGIYKISFFSGMLLLLCISIDRYVAIVQAVSAHRHRARVLFISKLSCVGIWMLAMVLSTPELMYSGLQKSSSEQALRCSLITEHVEALITIQVAQMVVGFLIPLGAMSFCYLVIIRTLLQARNFERNKAIKVIIAVVVVFIAFQLPYNGVVLAQTVANFNITGSGSCELSKQLDIAYDITYSLACVRCCVNPFLYAFIGVKFRSDLFKLFKDLGCLSQERLRQWSSCRHTRRSSMSVEAETTTTFSP from the coding sequence GTGTGCCTATGCCAAGATGAGGTCACAGATGATTACATCGGAGAAAATACCACGGTGGACTACACGCTGTATGAGTCCGTATGCTTCAAGAAAGACGTGCGGAACTTTAAAGCCTGGTTCCTGCCAGTCATGTACTCCGTCATCTGTTTCATGGGTCTGCTGGGCAACGGGCTGGTTGTGCTGACCTACATCTATTTCAAGAGGCTCAAGACCATGACCGATACCTACCTGCTCAACCTGGCCATGGCAGACATCCTCTTCCTCCTGACCCTTCCCTTCTGGGCCTACAGCGCGGCCAAGTCCTGGGCCTTCGGCGTCCACATTTGCAAGATCATCTTTGGCATCTACAAGATAAGCTTCTTCAGCGGCATGTTGCTGCTTCTTTGTATCAGCATTGACCGCTACGTGGCCATTGTCCAGGCCGTGTCGGCCCACCGACACCGCGCCCGCGTCCTTTTCATCAGCAAGCTCTCCTGTGTGGGCATCTGGATGCTGGCCATGGTGCTGTCCACCCCAGAGCTGATGTACAGCGGCCTCCAGAAGAGCAGCAGCGAACAAGCACTGCGGTGCTCCCTCATCACTGAGCACGTGGAAGCCCTGATCACCATCCAGGTGGCCCAGATGGTGGTGGGCTTTCTGATCCCCCTGGGGGCCATGAGCTTCTGCTACCTCGTCATCATCCGCACCCTGCTCCAGGCACGCAACTTTGAGCGCAACAAAGCCATCAAGGTCATCATCGCTGTGGTCGTGGTCTTTATAGCCTTCCAGCTGCCCTACAATGGGGTGGTCCTGGCCCAGACGGTGGCCAACTTCAATATCACCGGCAGCGGCAGCTGTGAGCTCAGCAAGCAGCTCGACATCGCCTACGACATCACCTACAGCCTGGCCTGCGTCCGCTGCTGCGTCAACCCTTTCTTATACGCTTTCATTGGCGTCAAGTTCAGAAGCGATCTCTTCAAACTCTTCAAGGACTTGGGCTGCCTGAGCCAGGAGCGGCTCCGTCAGTGGTCTTCCTGCCGCCACACCCGGCGCTCCTCCATGAGTGTGGAGGCTGAGACCACCACCACCTTCTCCCCGTAG